CGGGCGTTGTCGCGGAAGCGGCGGTGAGTATGGCCCTGCGGGGTGTGCGAGGCTGAGCCGCGTTGGTGCTGGGGCGGGGTGGGTCCGCAGCCCGGCGGAGCGGGGTGCCGCTGCGCCCACCCTCCCCCAAGCTCTCGGCGACTCCCTCAAGTTCTCGGCTTCGCTCGAACAGGGGGGACCCCCATGAGCAGGGGACCCCCATGAGCAGGGGACCCCCATGAGCAGGGGACCCCCATGAGCAGGGGACCCCCATGAGCAGGGGACCCCCCTGAGCAGGGGACCCCCATCGCCCCAAGCGGCACGACTGCCCGCAGCTAACTCCAGACTGGCAGGAGTCGCGAAGGCCCTCTGCGCAGGAGCCAGGGCGGCAGGAGCGACAGTGGGTTCAAGTACGTCTCGTCCCGCCGCAGGCCCCAGTGCACGCACGTAACCGTGCAATGTGAGCCCGTCGCGTCCACCGTGCCGATCACCTCGCCCGGTTCCACCTCCTCGCCCTCCTCCACTGACGCCGTCACCGGCTCGTAGGTCGTGCGCAGCGGTGGTTCGCCCGTCCCCGTCAGCTCCACCGAGACGACCCCCTTGCCGGCCACCCGGCCCGCGAAGGACACCCGGCCCGCCGCCACCGCCCGTACCGGCGTCCCCGGCGTCGCCGTGAGGTCCACACCGCGGTGGCCCCGGCCGTAGGCCGTCGCCGGGGGTTCCCAGCCGCGCAGGACCCTGGGGCGTAAGCCGACGGGCCAGGTGCGGCCGACCGTCGGCACGGTGACGTCCGCGACGGGCGCGCCCGCCGCGAACAGGGGCGGCGGAGGGGCCAGCAGGACGGCCGTCGTCATGACCAGCACCAGGACCAGGCGCGCACAAACAGGCACACATTGCTTCGCTCGCATGCCGAAAGCGTCCCGGACCGCTGCTCGTCACCGCCCGTGGCTGTGGACCGCCATCCGGTTGTGGACAACGGCGTCACCCGGTGCCCCGCGGGTCCCGTACACTTCTGGTGGCGATCCGGGTCACCGGGTCGACTTCGCACGCCCCGATACGCACCCCGGCAACGGGCCGTATCAGCGCCCCTCGGTCCCTCGTGGCACGGCGCGCAGTGGGCGTCAGGCGCGGAAGCCGTCCGGCATCCGCGGCACAACCGAGAAGCACAAGGAGATACGGCCATGGCCGTCGTCACGATGCGGGAGCTGCTGGAGAGCGGCGTCCACTTCGGTCACCAGACCCGTCGTTGGAACCCGAAGATGAAGCGCTTCATCTTCACGGAGCGCAACGGCATCTACATCATCGACCTGCTCCAGTCGCTGTCGTACATCGACCGCGCCTACGAGTTCGTCAAGGAGACCGTCGCCCATGGCGGCACGGTCATGTTCGTCGGCACGAAGAAGCAGGCGCAGGAGGCCATCGCCGAGCAGGCCACCCGCGTCGGCATGCCCTACGTCAACCAGCGCTGGCTGGGCGGCATGCTCACCAACTTCTCGACCGTCTACAAGCGTCTGCAGCGCCTCAAGGAGCTCGAGCAGATCGACTTCGAGGACGTCGCCGCGTCCGGTCTGACCAAGAAGGAGCTTCTCGTGCTCTCGCGCGAGAAGGCCAAGCTGGAGAAGACCCTCGGTGGTATCCGCGAGATGCAGAAGGTGCCCAGCGCCGTCTGGATCGTGGACACCAAGAAGGAGCACATCGCCGTTGGTGAGGCCCGGAAGCTGAACATCCCGGTCGTCGCGATCCTCGACACCAACTGCGACCCCGACGAGGTCGACTACAAGATCCCGGGCAACGACGACGCGATCCGCTCCGTCACCCTGCTCACCCGCGTCATCGCCGACGCCGTCGCCGAGGGCCTCATCGCCCGCAGCGGTGTCGCCACCGAGGGCAAGGGCGAGAAGGCCGCGGGCGAGCCGCTCGCCGAGTGGGAGCGCGACCTGCTCGAGGGCGAGAAGAAGGCCGACGAGGCTGCCCCCGCCGCCGAGGCCGCCCCGGCCGCCGAGGCTGCTCCGGCCGCCGAGGCCGCCCCCGCCGAGGCCGAGAAGCCGGCCGAGGGCGAGAAGGCCGCCGAGGCCGAGCAGGCCTGACCCGTCAGCGACGAGTTGACGGCGGGAGCGGTACTAGAGCCAATAGCGCCTCCGGCGCGGTGAAGTCCGCTCCCGCCGTTCACCCGTAGGTCAGCGGAAGGACAGAGTCCCCCGGCTCCATGGGGTACATCCGCAGATCTTCGATCTTCCAGACTTCGAGAGAGATTCACAGACTCATGGCGAACTACACCGCCGCCGACGTCAAGAAGCTCCGTGAGCTCACGGGCGCCGGCATGATGGACTGCAAGAAGGCGCTGGACGAGGCCGAGGGCAACGTCGAGAAGGCCGTCGAGGCGCTCCGCATCAAGGGCCAGAAGGGCGTCGCCAAGCGCGAGGGCCGCTCCGCCGAGAACGGTGCCGTCGTATCGATCATCGCCGACGACAACTCCTCCGGTGTCCTCGTCGAGCTGAAGTGCGAGACGGACTTCGTCGCCAAGGGTGACAAGTTCCAGGGCGTGGCCACCGCCATCGCCGAGCACGTCGCCAAGACCTCCCCGGCCGACCTCGAGGCCCTGCT
The genomic region above belongs to Streptomyces coeruleorubidus and contains:
- a CDS encoding M23 family metallopeptidase, which encodes MRAKQCVPVCARLVLVLVMTTAVLLAPPPPLFAAGAPVADVTVPTVGRTWPVGLRPRVLRGWEPPATAYGRGHRGVDLTATPGTPVRAVAAGRVSFAGRVAGKGVVSVELTGTGEPPLRTTYEPVTASVEEGEEVEPGEVIGTVDATGSHCTVTCVHWGLRRDETYLNPLSLLPPWLLRRGPSRLLPVWS
- the rpsB gene encoding 30S ribosomal protein S2, with protein sequence MAVVTMRELLESGVHFGHQTRRWNPKMKRFIFTERNGIYIIDLLQSLSYIDRAYEFVKETVAHGGTVMFVGTKKQAQEAIAEQATRVGMPYVNQRWLGGMLTNFSTVYKRLQRLKELEQIDFEDVAASGLTKKELLVLSREKAKLEKTLGGIREMQKVPSAVWIVDTKKEHIAVGEARKLNIPVVAILDTNCDPDEVDYKIPGNDDAIRSVTLLTRVIADAVAEGLIARSGVATEGKGEKAAGEPLAEWERDLLEGEKKADEAAPAAEAAPAAEAAPAAEAAPAEAEKPAEGEKAAEAEQA